Proteins found in one Zea mays cultivar B73 chromosome 1, Zm-B73-REFERENCE-NAM-5.0, whole genome shotgun sequence genomic segment:
- the LOC103644364 gene encoding uncharacterized protein has product MGLEIEQHLQRNARILEKRQALYDGFLRNGLSKLQKFYTCQKAEIMKILEEESLRLMKVVAEIQDKLTEFCINTEVSDHPADKIQCCDSSCKHVHVTKDISPSTCRKSDYPADLNSVSFDESKALAQALQEKMEALMLFSQEQERYLLEKQRDLIVIEELQKNLSQVKDEKVKVLMELTKLKEQYLLLKGSAVKEGHDTGDSSKLIPGHDQQGMMKTMLKRTSLRHWMRKESSTIGHGSSDGNDHIVCKEHSVDVARLRVENAMLLEGVGTVEHLTSSVHRLHIVLLKQEHKRDVADAFVGQTYTRRQQRESRIQTQGGEASSSALADKSPADNS; this is encoded by the exons ATG GGCCTTGAAATTGAACAACATTTGCAAAGAAATGCACGAATATTAGAGAAAAGACAG GCACTGTATGATGGATTCCTGAGAAATGGATTGTCCAAACTTCAAAAGTTCTACACATGTCAAAAGGCTGAAATTATGAAAATATTGGAAGAAGAATCGTTGCGGTTGATGAAAGTTGTTGCAGAGATTCAGGATAAACTAACTGAATTTTGTATCAACACTGAAGTTAGTGACCACCCTGCCGATAAGATTCAATGTTGTGACAGCAGTTGTAAACATGTGCATGTTACTAAAGATATCAGTCCTAGCACATGTCGTAAG AGTGATTATCCTGCTGATCTTAACTCCGTGTCGTTTGATGAATCTAAAGCACTTGCACAAGCCTTACAGGAGAAG ATGGAAGCACTTATGCTCTTCTCACAGGAACAAGAAAGATACCTATTAGAGAAACAGAGAGACCTGATTGTTATCGAGGAACTCCAGAAGAACTTATCTCAA GTTAAAGATGAAAAGGTGAAGGTCCTGATGGAATTAACAAAACTAAAAGAACAATATTTGCTATTGAAGGG CTCTGCTGTCAAGGAAGGTCATGATACTGGTGATTCATCTAAACTCATTCCTGGGCATGACCAACAAGGGATGATGAAGACTATGCTGAAGAGGACATCTTTAAGACACTGGATGAGGAAAGAAAGTAGTACTATTGGACATGGGAGCTCTGATGGAAATGATCATATAGTTTGCAAAGAACATTCAGTGGATGTTGCAAG GTTAAGAGTTGAAAATGCTATGCTTCTTGAAGGTGTTGGTACTGTTGAGCATCTCACTTCTTCGGTGCATAGACTGCATATTGTGCTTTTGAAG caagagcacaagcgggatgTTGCAGATGCATTTGTGGGGCAGACTTATACTAGGAGACAGCAGAGGGAGAGCCGGATCCAGACCCAGGGCGGTGAAGCCAGCAGTTCTGCTCTAGCAGATAAGTCTCCAGCAGATAATTCTTAA